Proteins encoded within one genomic window of Streptomyces sp. NBC_01314:
- a CDS encoding IS630 family transposase — protein sequence MAGGDLARGGTTAGELGAYICFADESGQGLSPPRGRTWARRGARPQVTVHVRKRGRVNALGAACYRPGGHRPRFAYRLHTWHGRKNESKSFTLDEYRAFLTALHHQLHTPVVLVWDNVSTHKTPEFTAWAARQKWLRVFHLPRYAPELNAVEWIWSWLKRGIVNFLLAGIDDLEALVRSRLKQIQYRPDAITGCLADTGLITKPP from the coding sequence CTGGCGGGAGGAGACCTGGCCCGAGGTGGAACCACCGCCGGCGAGCTCGGCGCCTACATCTGCTTCGCCGACGAGTCGGGGCAGGGGCTGAGCCCGCCGCGAGGCCGGACCTGGGCCAGGCGCGGGGCTCGCCCGCAGGTCACAGTGCACGTACGCAAGCGCGGGCGGGTCAACGCGCTCGGTGCGGCCTGCTACCGCCCCGGCGGCCACCGGCCGCGCTTCGCCTACCGGTTACACACCTGGCACGGCCGCAAGAACGAGAGCAAGAGCTTCACCCTGGACGAGTACCGCGCCTTCCTGACTGCGCTCCATCATCAACTGCACACCCCCGTCGTGCTGGTGTGGGACAACGTCTCCACGCACAAGACGCCGGAGTTCACCGCGTGGGCAGCGCGGCAGAAGTGGCTTCGGGTGTTCCACCTCCCCAGATACGCACCCGAGCTGAACGCCGTCGAGTGGATCTGGTCCTGGCTCAAACGAGGCATCGTCAACTTCCTGCTCGCCGGTATCGACGACCTCGAAGCGCTCGTCCGCAGTCGACTCAAGCAGATCCAGTACCGGCCCGACGCGATCACCGGCTGCCTCGCCGACACCGGACTGATCACGAAGCCGCCATGA
- a CDS encoding DUF5667 domain-containing protein, with protein sequence MIANVSAHRRANAFAQALEELSDQGTAAERPEGSAPAPAARGTEQGRMLALTTGLDELPKPVLDPEVKVVHRAQLVAAMEAMLRDGTLPGREASDPSVPEQRSGRARGAHRASPLGKLRPRSRLTKGLAAGGLSVGVAASAFGGVAAASSDALPGDSLYGLKRGIEDVKLTLADDSDDRGRLYLDQASTRLSEARRLMERGRGGQLDHESLGEIRRALTGMRHDASEGHRLLHEAFERDPESLGPIQALSAFSRSHREAWGALRDRLPVQLGDVSQQVSSVFDAIDDEVAPHSSLLPQPPTQGGDGGQHSADPGTPGTTDPGHPAPSTTGGTAGADEDTAGKPRPSTSDSGGEGLVGGTTGGLLDPPQEDTTSTTPSTGRSTPAEQPDVTLPPLLPGLLPGLGIDDDASN encoded by the coding sequence GTGATCGCGAACGTATCGGCGCACCGGCGGGCGAACGCCTTCGCCCAGGCCCTGGAAGAGCTGTCAGACCAGGGCACGGCGGCCGAGCGGCCCGAGGGATCGGCACCGGCCCCGGCAGCGCGAGGGACCGAGCAGGGCCGCATGCTGGCCCTCACCACCGGTCTCGACGAGCTGCCCAAGCCAGTGCTCGACCCCGAGGTCAAGGTCGTCCATCGCGCCCAGTTGGTGGCCGCGATGGAAGCCATGCTGCGGGACGGCACGCTGCCGGGGCGCGAGGCGTCGGACCCTTCGGTACCCGAACAGCGATCGGGCAGGGCGCGAGGTGCGCACCGGGCAAGTCCGCTGGGCAAGTTGCGACCACGGTCGCGCCTGACGAAGGGCCTCGCCGCGGGCGGGCTCAGCGTCGGGGTGGCCGCGAGCGCCTTCGGCGGTGTGGCCGCCGCCAGCTCGGACGCCCTGCCCGGTGACTCGCTCTACGGCCTCAAGCGCGGCATCGAGGACGTGAAGCTCACCCTGGCCGACGACAGCGACGACCGGGGCCGGCTCTATCTGGACCAGGCGTCCACCCGGCTCAGCGAGGCCCGCCGCCTCATGGAGCGCGGCCGGGGCGGACAGCTCGACCACGAGTCCCTCGGCGAGATCCGCCGCGCCCTCACCGGGATGCGGCACGACGCCTCCGAGGGCCACCGCCTGCTCCACGAGGCCTTCGAGCGGGATCCGGAGTCCCTGGGCCCCATCCAGGCTCTCTCGGCCTTCTCCCGCTCCCACCGTGAGGCCTGGGGCGCGCTCCGCGACCGGCTGCCCGTGCAGCTCGGGGACGTGAGTCAGCAGGTCTCGTCGGTCTTCGACGCCATAGACGACGAGGTCGCCCCGCACTCGTCTCTCCTGCCGCAGCCCCCCACCCAGGGCGGCGACGGCGGACAACACTCCGCGGACCCCGGCACACCCGGCACCACCGACCCCGGCCACCCGGCCCCGAGCACCACCGGCGGCACCGCCGGAGCCGACGAGGACACCGCCGGCAAGCCCAGGCCGTCCACCTCGGACAGCGGCGGCGAAGGCCTCGTCGGCGGCACCACCGGCGGCCTCCTCGACCCACCCCAGGAAGACACCACCAGCACCACCCCGTCCACCGGCAGGTCCACCCCGGCCGAACAGCCCGACGTCACCCTCCCGCCCCTCCTCCCGGGCCTCCTCCCGGGCCTGGGCATCGACGACGACGCCTCGAACTAG
- a CDS encoding 30S ribosomal protein bS22: protein MGSVIKKRRKRMAKKKHRKLLKRTRVQRRNKK, encoded by the coding sequence GTGGGCTCTGTTATCAAGAAGCGGCGCAAGCGGATGGCTAAGAAGAAGCACCGCAAGCTGCTCAAGCGCACCCGCGTTCAGCGTCGCAACAAGAAGTAA
- a CDS encoding ECF subfamily RNA polymerase sigma factor, BldN family: MYPQVGVDASGLATLRATVNQLLRGFVPTAYAVPALATSAAPVGPCYALADGSAAVGRRGRSGSTATTTRRPAADSDSARMMDLVERAQSGEADAFGRLYNQYSDTVYRYIYYRVGGKATAEDLTSETFLRALRRIGTFTWQGRDFGAWLVTIARNLVADHFKSSRFRLEVTTGEMLDANEVERSPEDSVLESLSNAALLEAVRRLNPQQQECVTLRFLQGLSVAETARVMGKNEGAIKTLQYRAVRTLARLLPDDVR, from the coding sequence GTGTACCCACAAGTCGGGGTTGACGCCTCGGGCCTGGCTACGCTGCGCGCGACGGTCAACCAACTGTTGCGCGGCTTCGTCCCCACCGCGTACGCCGTCCCCGCCCTCGCCACCTCCGCCGCGCCCGTCGGTCCGTGCTACGCACTGGCCGACGGCAGCGCGGCGGTGGGGAGACGAGGCCGTTCGGGATCCACCGCCACAACCACCCGCCGTCCCGCCGCGGACAGCGACAGCGCCCGCATGATGGACCTCGTCGAACGCGCCCAGTCCGGCGAGGCCGACGCGTTCGGTCGCCTGTACAACCAGTACAGCGACACCGTCTACCGCTACATCTACTACCGCGTCGGCGGCAAGGCTACCGCCGAGGACCTCACCAGCGAGACGTTCCTGCGCGCCCTGCGCCGGATCGGCACGTTCACCTGGCAGGGCCGCGACTTCGGCGCCTGGCTGGTCACGATCGCCCGCAACCTGGTGGCCGACCACTTCAAGTCCAGCCGTTTCCGTCTGGAGGTCACCACCGGCGAAATGCTCGACGCCAACGAGGTCGAGCGCTCCCCCGAGGACTCCGTCCTGGAGTCCCTCTCCAATGCCGCCCTCCTGGAGGCCGTACGCCGCCTCAATCCCCAGCAGCAGGAGTGCGTCACCCTCCGCTTCCTCCAGGGTCTCTCCGTCGCCGAGACCGCCCGCGTCATGGGCAAGAACGAGGGCGCGATCAAGACCCTTCAGTACCGCGCGGTCCGCACCCTGGCGCGCCTCCTCCCGGACGACGTCCGCTGA
- a CDS encoding lysophospholipid acyltransferase family protein produces MADAKVIPFDDDRTRGGAVQRPPRRRSAGSRRKGESAVVRDVRESGEVQALPGRPTSTDDVPVTPEKPEPPQEAAEAEDSGGLERRIAGGLAFLRKRLTGDYEVDDFGYDAELTDQVLMSLLRPVYENYFRVEVKGIENIPTDGGALIVSNHSGTLPLDGLMMQVAVHDNHPAGRHLRLLAADLVFMLPVVNQLARKLGHTLACAEDASRLLEQGELVGVMPEGFKGLGKPFGDRYKLQRFGRGGFVSTALRSGTPIIPCSIVGAEEIYPMIGNSKTIARLLGFPYFPITPTFPWLGPLGGVPLPTKWTIQFGEPIPTDGYPPEAAEDPMLMFNLTDQVREQIQHTLYKLLVQRRSVFF; encoded by the coding sequence ATGGCTGATGCCAAGGTCATTCCGTTCGACGACGACAGGACGCGCGGCGGCGCCGTGCAGCGCCCGCCGCGCCGCCGGTCTGCGGGGAGCCGGCGCAAGGGCGAGAGCGCGGTCGTCCGCGACGTCCGTGAATCCGGCGAGGTCCAGGCCCTCCCCGGACGGCCGACCAGCACCGATGATGTCCCTGTGACACCTGAGAAGCCGGAGCCGCCCCAGGAGGCCGCCGAGGCAGAAGACAGCGGCGGCCTGGAGCGCCGGATCGCGGGCGGTCTCGCGTTCCTGCGCAAGCGGCTCACCGGGGACTACGAGGTCGACGACTTCGGCTACGACGCCGAGCTCACCGATCAGGTGCTGATGTCCCTGCTGCGGCCCGTGTACGAGAATTACTTCCGGGTCGAGGTGAAGGGCATCGAGAACATCCCGACGGACGGCGGCGCCCTGATCGTCTCCAACCACTCCGGGACGCTGCCGCTGGACGGCCTGATGATGCAGGTCGCCGTCCACGACAACCATCCCGCCGGGCGGCATCTGCGGCTGCTCGCGGCGGACCTGGTCTTCATGCTGCCGGTGGTCAACCAGCTGGCCCGCAAGCTCGGCCACACCCTCGCGTGTGCGGAGGACGCCTCACGGCTGCTGGAGCAGGGCGAGCTGGTCGGGGTCATGCCGGAGGGCTTCAAGGGTCTCGGCAAGCCCTTCGGTGACCGCTACAAGCTGCAGCGCTTCGGCCGTGGTGGCTTCGTCTCCACCGCTCTGCGCTCCGGTACGCCGATCATCCCGTGCTCGATCGTGGGCGCGGAGGAGATCTACCCGATGATCGGGAACTCGAAGACGATCGCCCGGTTGCTCGGCTTCCCGTACTTCCCGATCACACCGACGTTCCCGTGGCTCGGCCCGCTGGGCGGGGTGCCGCTGCCGACGAAGTGGACGATCCAGTTCGGCGAGCCGATCCCGACGGACGGCTATCCGCCGGAGGCCGCCGAGGACCCGATGCTGATGTTCAACCTGACGGATCAGGTACGCGAGCAGATCCAGCACACCCTGTACAAGCTGCTGGTGCAGCGGCGGTCTGTGTTCTTCTAG
- a CDS encoding helix-turn-helix domain-containing protein, translated as MAAAGERPLNEVQFLTVAEVASVMRVSKMTVYRLVHSGHLPAIRVGRSFRVPEQAVHEYLRESYVGVETA; from the coding sequence ATGGCTGCAGCTGGCGAGAGGCCTCTGAACGAGGTTCAGTTCCTGACCGTGGCGGAAGTCGCCTCGGTGATGCGAGTGTCCAAGATGACCGTGTACCGCTTGGTGCACAGCGGTCATCTGCCGGCGATCCGGGTGGGCAGGTCCTTCCGGGTGCCGGAGCAAGCGGTACACGAGTACCTCCGCGAGAGCTATGTGGGGGTGGAGACGGCCTGA
- a CDS encoding MFS transporter has translation MTDVLRRGRAALAFSFFAQGVAFALLVTRIPAIQDRYGVSDALLPAFLAAVPVLAGLGSVCTEQLVKKVPPSRVLRWSQPVVLLALLGVGAGEQLVVLGASLAAFGLAVGALDASMNMLGVSLQRSYGRSIMLGFHAVYSAGGIAGASLAWVGAHWHLALLVSYLPVAVVLLPAVLVGSRWYVDAGSAGEKKEDAVPAGAGGTIGFTMLLPLCLVMCFAYIGDSTVSNWSAKYLQDVLGSSEQLATVPYNVYMVTTLIGRSLGDFGVRKFGAAAVVRAGAVIAAVGFAVVAGAPGAWVGMLGFTLLGLGLCVLVPQTFAAAGRLFPGASDAAVARLNIFNYVGFLIGSPLVGAVGDLWSYRGAMLIPMALVLVTLVYARSFETEPDRYGGGHERPRTADVGRGSNGL, from the coding sequence ATGACAGATGTACTGCGGCGCGGTAGGGCCGCGTTGGCGTTCAGCTTCTTCGCTCAGGGTGTCGCGTTCGCGCTGCTCGTGACGCGGATTCCGGCCATCCAGGACCGGTACGGGGTCTCCGACGCGTTGTTGCCCGCCTTCCTCGCTGCTGTGCCGGTCCTCGCCGGGCTCGGCAGCGTCTGCACCGAGCAGCTCGTGAAGAAGGTGCCGCCGAGCCGGGTGCTGCGGTGGTCCCAGCCCGTCGTGCTCCTGGCCCTGCTCGGCGTGGGGGCCGGCGAGCAGCTGGTCGTACTCGGTGCCTCGCTGGCCGCCTTCGGGCTGGCGGTCGGGGCGCTCGACGCGTCCATGAACATGCTCGGGGTGAGCCTGCAGCGGTCGTACGGGCGGAGCATCATGCTCGGCTTCCACGCCGTGTACAGCGCGGGTGGGATAGCCGGAGCCTCGCTGGCGTGGGTCGGGGCGCACTGGCATCTGGCGCTGCTGGTGTCGTATCTGCCGGTGGCGGTCGTGCTGCTGCCGGCCGTGCTGGTCGGGAGCCGTTGGTACGTCGACGCGGGGTCCGCAGGAGAGAAGAAGGAGGACGCCGTCCCGGCGGGAGCGGGTGGGACCATCGGCTTCACCATGCTGCTGCCGCTCTGTCTGGTGATGTGCTTCGCGTACATCGGGGACTCGACCGTCTCCAACTGGAGCGCGAAGTACCTGCAGGACGTCCTGGGGAGCAGCGAGCAGCTGGCGACCGTGCCGTACAACGTTTACATGGTCACCACGTTGATCGGGCGGTCCCTCGGGGACTTCGGGGTACGGAAGTTCGGGGCCGCTGCCGTCGTGCGGGCCGGGGCGGTGATCGCGGCGGTCGGGTTCGCCGTGGTGGCGGGGGCGCCGGGAGCCTGGGTGGGGATGCTCGGGTTCACGCTGCTGGGCCTCGGGCTGTGTGTACTGGTGCCGCAGACGTTCGCGGCGGCCGGGCGGCTGTTCCCCGGAGCTTCGGATGCGGCCGTCGCTCGGCTGAATATCTTCAACTATGTCGGGTTCTTGATCGGGTCTCCGTTGGTGGGGGCCGTGGGAGACCTGTGGAGCTACCGCGGGGCGATGCTCATACCGATGGCTTTGGTGCTGGTGACGTTGGTGTACGCCCGCTCGTTCGAGACGGAACCGGACCGATACGGTGGCGGGCATGAGCGGCCGCGCACAGCTGATGTGGGACGAGGCAGTAACGGGCTATGA
- a CDS encoding winged helix-turn-helix domain-containing protein → MRYAAAGGYTPEEQARRERLRLEVAERFAAGESSARIARELRVTKRSVERWRAAWKQGGAAALYSAGPVARERLSERQWEKVAALLDAGPGVCGFEDDQRWTLARVADLIGRTCHVNYTLTGVSKLLDRHGYSWQVPVRRSAARDEEEITRWREETWPEVEPPPASSAPTSASPTSRGRG, encoded by the coding sequence ATGAGGTATGCGGCAGCGGGCGGGTACACGCCCGAGGAACAGGCCCGTCGGGAACGGTTGCGGCTGGAGGTCGCCGAGCGGTTCGCGGCGGGTGAGTCGAGTGCGCGGATCGCGCGGGAGTTGCGGGTCACGAAGCGCTCGGTGGAGCGCTGGCGGGCGGCGTGGAAGCAGGGTGGAGCGGCGGCGCTGTACTCGGCGGGACCCGTGGCGCGGGAGCGGCTGAGCGAGCGGCAGTGGGAGAAGGTGGCTGCTCTGCTGGACGCCGGGCCCGGCGTGTGCGGCTTCGAGGACGATCAGCGCTGGACGCTGGCGCGGGTCGCCGACCTGATCGGCCGGACCTGCCATGTCAACTACACCCTGACCGGGGTGAGCAAGCTGCTTGACCGGCACGGTTACTCCTGGCAGGTCCCGGTGCGCCGCTCGGCGGCACGCGACGAGGAGGAGATCACACGCTGGCGGGAGGAGACCTGGCCCGAGGTGGAACCACCGCCGGCGAGCTCGGCGCCTACATCTGCTTCGCCGACGAGTCGGGGCAGGGGCTGA
- a CDS encoding NAD-dependent epimerase/dehydratase family protein — MGKVVLVTGVARQLGGRFVRRIQRDPQVDRVIAVDAMPPGHHLGGADFVQADIRQPAIARLLAEHNVDTVVHMDVTGTPLGSGGRATLKETNVIGTMQLLGACQKSPLVKRLVVKSSTNVYGSAPRDPAVFTETMPPKSLPSGGFAKDTVEVEGYVRGFARRRPDVAVCVLRFANILGPSADSPLASYFSLPVLPTVLGYDPRLQFVHEDDVIEVLRIASHEPERGTLNSGTFNIAGDGVLLLSQCARRLGRPTVPLLMPAVSWVGSMVRTLGFTDFSPEQLRLLTHGRVVSTNQMRETLGYRARYTTAETFADFARSRGPGLLPPEALAGAIDRVAALPVPVLGGGHPPTQSAN; from the coding sequence TTGGGGAAGGTCGTGCTCGTCACCGGGGTGGCCCGTCAGCTGGGGGGCCGTTTCGTGCGGCGGATCCAGCGTGACCCGCAGGTCGACCGGGTCATCGCGGTCGACGCGATGCCGCCGGGACATCATCTGGGCGGTGCGGACTTCGTGCAGGCCGACATCCGGCAGCCCGCCATAGCCCGTCTGCTGGCAGAGCACAACGTGGACACCGTGGTGCACATGGACGTCACGGGCACCCCCCTGGGCAGCGGCGGCCGGGCCACGCTGAAGGAGACCAACGTCATCGGCACCATGCAGCTGCTGGGTGCCTGCCAGAAGTCCCCATTGGTCAAGCGGCTGGTCGTGAAGTCCAGCACGAACGTGTACGGGTCCGCGCCGCGCGACCCGGCCGTCTTCACCGAGACCATGCCGCCCAAGTCGCTGCCCAGCGGCGGCTTCGCCAAGGACACCGTCGAGGTCGAGGGGTACGTACGCGGATTCGCCCGGCGGCGGCCCGATGTGGCCGTGTGCGTGCTGCGGTTCGCGAACATCCTCGGACCGAGCGCCGATTCACCGCTCGCCTCGTACTTCTCGCTGCCGGTGCTGCCGACCGTGCTGGGCTACGATCCGCGGCTGCAGTTCGTGCACGAGGACGACGTCATCGAGGTGCTGCGAATCGCCTCGCACGAGCCGGAGCGGGGCACGCTCAACAGCGGCACGTTCAACATCGCCGGCGATGGTGTCCTGCTGCTCTCGCAGTGCGCGCGGCGCCTCGGCCGGCCGACGGTGCCGTTGCTGATGCCGGCGGTCAGCTGGGTCGGCTCGATGGTCCGCACCCTGGGCTTCACGGACTTCTCGCCGGAGCAGTTGCGGCTGCTGACCCATGGGCGGGTCGTCTCGACGAACCAGATGCGCGAGACGCTGGGCTACCGGGCCAGGTACACGACCGCGGAGACCTTCGCGGACTTCGCGCGCAGCAGGGGGCCCGGCCTCCTGCCCCCCGAGGCCCTCGCTGGGGCCATCGACCGGGTTGCCGCCCTGCCCGTGCCCGTACTGGGCGGCGGCCACCCCCCGACGCAGAGCGCCAACTGA
- a CDS encoding HAD family hydrolase — protein sequence MAALGWLTPRRRSATARSVLAGEASAEAARKSSQELEDISPAPDTAVQEPEFPVLGDDRAAAFFDLDNTVMQGASLFHFGRGLYKRKFFETRDLARFAWQQAWFRLAGSEDPEHMQEAQNSALSIVQGHRVAELTIIGEEIYDEYMAERIWPGTRALAQAHLDAGQKVWLVTAAPVEIAQVIARRLGLTGALGTVAESVDGVYTGKLVGEPLHGPAKAEAVRALAAAEGLDLSRCAAYSDSHNDIPMLSLVGHPYAINPDSKLRRHARDMDWRLRDYRTARKAAKVGLPAAAGVGAVAGGTAAAIALHRRRR from the coding sequence ATGGCCGCTCTCGGATGGCTCACTCCCCGTAGGCGCTCCGCCACGGCGCGGAGCGTTTTGGCAGGCGAGGCCTCTGCGGAGGCAGCGCGCAAGTCCTCCCAGGAGTTGGAGGACATCTCCCCCGCGCCCGACACCGCCGTCCAGGAACCGGAATTCCCGGTCCTCGGCGACGACAGGGCCGCCGCGTTCTTCGACCTCGACAACACCGTCATGCAGGGCGCCTCGCTCTTCCACTTCGGCCGCGGCCTGTACAAGCGGAAGTTCTTCGAGACCCGCGACCTGGCCCGATTCGCCTGGCAGCAGGCGTGGTTCAGGCTGGCCGGCTCCGAGGACCCCGAGCACATGCAGGAAGCCCAGAACTCCGCGCTCTCCATCGTCCAGGGCCACCGCGTCGCCGAACTGACGATCATCGGCGAGGAGATCTACGACGAGTACATGGCCGAGCGCATCTGGCCGGGCACCCGCGCCCTGGCCCAGGCCCACCTCGACGCCGGCCAGAAGGTCTGGCTCGTCACGGCCGCGCCCGTGGAGATCGCCCAGGTGATCGCCCGCCGCCTCGGCCTGACCGGCGCCCTGGGCACGGTCGCCGAGTCCGTCGACGGCGTGTACACCGGCAAGCTGGTCGGCGAGCCGCTGCACGGCCCCGCGAAGGCCGAGGCCGTACGCGCCCTGGCCGCCGCGGAGGGCCTCGACCTCTCCCGCTGCGCCGCGTACAGCGACTCGCACAACGACATCCCGATGCTGTCGCTCGTGGGGCACCCGTACGCCATCAACCCCGACAGCAAACTCCGCAGGCACGCCCGCGACATGGACTGGCGTCTGCGCGACTACCGCACCGCCCGCAAGGCCGCCAAGGTCGGCCTCCCCGCGGCGGCGGGCGTGGGCGCGGTGGCCGGCGGCACGGCGGCCGCGATCGCTCTGCACCGCCGTCGCCGCTGA
- a CDS encoding phosphatase, with product MVSGAALREHLVASGLAGRVGTSREASLRSYRLFAARDPRFLIGLDPELSWRQRDVLDLMAEKCGVSADPGCTSGQDVIDPERTMGALDRFAERVAVVARSGGAVLFGTGHPHRLIGFYGALADALSASGCEVLTPATGRRVDITTRFGLRTHNLDYVRGVAVVREATALRSGCATGVHTHSPLPVRTVLAAVAEVGGPLPELVVGDHGWVCGAGQLGFEAIGLADTDDPALFVGEAEGRVSVAVPLDDGVRSDYYRPLTRYVLNRACLSQ from the coding sequence GTGGTGAGTGGTGCGGCGTTGCGGGAGCACCTGGTGGCTTCCGGGCTGGCCGGGCGGGTCGGTACCTCCCGGGAAGCGAGTCTGCGGAGTTATCGGTTGTTCGCTGCCCGGGACCCTCGGTTTCTGATCGGTCTTGATCCTGAACTGTCCTGGCGGCAGCGGGATGTGCTCGATCTGATGGCGGAGAAATGTGGGGTTTCGGCCGACCCGGGCTGCACATCAGGGCAGGATGTGATTGATCCGGAGCGCACGATGGGGGCGCTGGACCGCTTCGCGGAACGCGTCGCGGTGGTCGCTCGGAGTGGTGGAGCGGTGCTTTTCGGGACGGGGCATCCGCATCGGCTGATCGGTTTCTACGGCGCATTGGCGGACGCTTTGTCGGCGTCGGGATGTGAGGTTCTCACCCCTGCGACGGGTAGACGTGTCGACATAACGACCCGGTTCGGTCTACGCACGCACAACCTCGACTACGTACGGGGCGTCGCTGTCGTCCGCGAGGCGACCGCCTTGCGCTCCGGTTGTGCGACCGGCGTGCATACCCATTCACCGCTCCCGGTTCGGACGGTTCTGGCGGCCGTGGCGGAGGTCGGCGGGCCGCTCCCGGAACTCGTGGTGGGAGACCACGGATGGGTCTGCGGGGCAGGTCAGCTGGGGTTCGAGGCGATCGGTCTTGCCGATACGGACGATCCGGCACTCTTTGTGGGGGAGGCGGAGGGGCGCGTGTCCGTCGCCGTTCCACTTGATGACGGTGTGCGGTCTGATTACTACCGACCGCTGACCCGCTACGTACTCAATCGGGCGTGTCTGTCACAGTAG
- a CDS encoding acetoin utilization protein AcuC, translating into MSGRAQLMWDEAVTGYDFGPDHPMDPVRLALTRSLVSAFGLDREMDVVSAKPAGESTLRLVHRADYVAAVRAASADPRGADGSYGLGTMDDPAFAGMHEVSALIAGQSVGAAEAVWRGDALHAVNFAGGLHHAMPGGASGFCIYNDASIAIARLLELGAERVAYVDVDVHHGDGVQAAFWEDPRVLTISLHEHPRTLFPQSGWPEETGASPSAEGSAVNVAVPAGTGDAGWVRAFHAVVPELIADFRPQVLVTQHGADTHFEDPLAHLAVSLDAQRAVQVALHELAHEYADGRWVALGGGGYAVVEVVPRSWTHLVAIAAGREIAPESVIPEEWRQQVFARTRQLAPARMTDGRWPVAWTDWEAGYDPADRLDQAVLAARKAVFPLRGLLP; encoded by the coding sequence ATGAGCGGCCGCGCACAGCTGATGTGGGACGAGGCAGTAACGGGCTATGACTTCGGTCCGGACCATCCGATGGATCCGGTCCGGCTGGCGTTGACCCGGAGTCTGGTGAGTGCCTTCGGACTCGACCGGGAGATGGACGTCGTCTCGGCGAAGCCGGCCGGGGAGTCGACCCTGAGGCTCGTGCATCGCGCGGACTACGTGGCGGCGGTCAGGGCCGCGTCCGCCGACCCCCGGGGCGCGGACGGGTCGTACGGGCTGGGGACCATGGACGATCCGGCCTTCGCCGGGATGCACGAGGTGTCCGCGCTCATCGCGGGGCAGTCGGTGGGGGCGGCGGAGGCGGTGTGGCGAGGGGACGCGCTGCACGCGGTGAACTTCGCGGGCGGGCTGCACCACGCGATGCCCGGGGGCGCGTCGGGGTTCTGTATCTACAACGACGCGTCGATCGCCATCGCCCGGCTGCTGGAGCTGGGAGCCGAGCGGGTCGCGTACGTGGATGTCGACGTGCATCACGGGGACGGGGTGCAGGCGGCGTTCTGGGAGGATCCTCGGGTTCTGACGATCTCGCTGCACGAGCATCCTCGGACCCTCTTCCCGCAGAGCGGGTGGCCGGAGGAGACGGGGGCCTCGCCGAGTGCGGAGGGGTCGGCCGTGAATGTGGCGGTGCCGGCGGGGACCGGGGACGCGGGGTGGGTACGGGCGTTCCATGCAGTGGTGCCGGAGCTGATCGCCGACTTCCGGCCGCAGGTGCTGGTGACCCAGCACGGGGCCGATACGCACTTCGAGGATCCGTTGGCGCACCTGGCGGTGTCGTTGGACGCGCAGCGGGCGGTGCAGGTGGCCCTGCACGAGCTGGCCCATGAGTACGCCGACGGGCGGTGGGTCGCGCTCGGCGGGGGCGGGTACGCGGTGGTGGAGGTGGTGCCGCGGTCCTGGACGCATCTGGTGGCGATCGCGGCGGGCCGGGAGATCGCGCCGGAGAGCGTGATTCCCGAGGAGTGGCGGCAGCAGGTGTTCGCTCGTACGCGGCAGTTGGCGCCGGCGCGGATGACCGATGGGCGGTGGCCCGTGGCCTGGACGGACTGGGAGGCGGGGTACGACCCCGCGGATCGGCTGGACCAGGCGGTGTTGGCTGCGCGGAAGGCCGTGTTTCCGTTGCGGGGGTTGTTGCCGTAG